In the genome of Streptomyces globosus, one region contains:
- a CDS encoding DUF2530 domain-containing protein — protein sequence MAKWTAKHEAPEPLEGPVVATVTGGTVLWFALFVLQLPFYGWFADRGLLWWVWCCAAGGVLGLIGIRYVRGRDAALKRHAAERAAQQDGA from the coding sequence ATGGCGAAATGGACAGCGAAACACGAGGCCCCCGAGCCCCTCGAAGGCCCGGTCGTCGCGACCGTCACCGGCGGCACGGTCCTCTGGTTCGCCCTCTTCGTCCTCCAGCTGCCCTTCTACGGCTGGTTCGCCGACCGCGGCCTGCTGTGGTGGGTGTGGTGCTGCGCCGCGGGCGGCGTCCTCGGCCTCATCGGCATCCGGTACGTGCGCGGCCGCGACGCCGCCCTCAAGCGGCACGCCGCCGAGCGGGCGGCGCAGCAGGACGGCGCCTGA
- a CDS encoding sacsin N-terminal ATP-binding-like domain-containing protein, which translates to MSVRVTAAPGGVDPFGTARLRRGVLDSWGAGPARFREDANAEEDLALGGYRDRLVVELAQNAADAAARARVPGRLRLTLHAAGQGRAVLAAANTGAPLDAAGVESLSTLRASAKRESAASGDTVGRFGVGFAAVLAVSDEPAVLGRHGGVRWSLAEARELAREAAAHSPGLGDELRRRDGHVPLLRLPLPAEGTAPEGYDTVVVLPLRDAAAEDLVQRLLSGIDDALLLTLPGLHEITVDTPQDGTRTLRRGADGAYTVIEDSRGGTRRWRTVRHTGPTPPALLADRPVEERLRPSWTVSWAVPVDPDGSPLHPGTAPVVHAPTPTDEPLGIPALLIATLPLDTARRHPAPGPLTDFLTERAADAYAELLATWEPVSTGLLDLVPGPLGKGALDGALRTAVLARLPRTAFLAPAAPAVPDADTAGDEPVRAALRPFEAEVVEGAGADTVRVLAEVLPTLLPGGLERRTELRTLGVGRLPLGDAIERIAGIERTPEWWHRLYGTLAGVDPDRLSGLPVPLADGRTTIGPRHVLLPEADTPKDLARLGLKVAHPDAAHPLLEKLGALPATPRAILTTPQVRAAVAASLDAGEVWDEDALDPDELADIVLGLVRDADLAPGDEPWLGALALPDEDGEPAPAGELLLPGSPLASVLREDEIPYVDAELAERWGAQPLTACGVLAEFQLVRAADVVLDPDELEPRDTDYAEPDDVGLLDAVDVWCEDVLDQLPDTPLPPVATEITAVRDLDLVDDDCWPQALAMLAQPPLRDALTQPVRILLPDGTTRSVRPYTAWWLRGHPVLDGRRPAGLRAAGTDPLLVGLYTSADATGFEDEQVLRALGVRTSVSALLDEPGGAAELLGRLADPDREVTDRQLHALYGALADLDPEQVTLPDDLRAVVDGEVRVVDAADAVIADAPDLLPLTSGMPLLPVAPTRAADLADLLQVRRLSETVPAEVSSPGEEHEVPEAVRILLGPGTPHTYLEHAELVAGGVELDWRRTPDGVLHASTLEGVAAGLAWSAGQWPRRFEVAALLEDPSRTAELARDRWFD; encoded by the coding sequence GTGAGCGTGCGAGTGACGGCGGCCCCCGGCGGCGTGGACCCCTTCGGCACGGCCCGGCTGCGGCGCGGGGTCCTCGATTCGTGGGGTGCGGGCCCGGCCCGCTTCCGCGAGGACGCCAACGCCGAGGAGGACCTGGCCCTCGGCGGCTACCGTGACCGGCTCGTCGTCGAGTTGGCGCAGAACGCGGCCGACGCGGCCGCCCGCGCCCGGGTCCCCGGCCGCCTGCGGCTCACCCTGCACGCCGCCGGACAGGGCCGCGCCGTCCTCGCCGCCGCCAACACCGGCGCCCCCCTCGACGCCGCCGGCGTCGAATCGCTGAGCACCCTGCGCGCCTCCGCCAAACGCGAGTCGGCCGCCTCCGGCGACACCGTCGGCCGCTTCGGCGTCGGCTTCGCCGCCGTCCTCGCCGTCTCCGACGAGCCCGCCGTCCTCGGCCGCCACGGCGGCGTCCGCTGGTCCCTCGCCGAAGCCCGCGAACTGGCCCGCGAGGCCGCCGCGCACAGCCCCGGCCTCGGCGACGAACTCCGCCGCCGCGACGGCCACGTCCCGCTGCTGCGCCTCCCCCTGCCCGCCGAGGGCACCGCCCCCGAGGGCTACGACACCGTCGTCGTCCTCCCGCTGCGCGACGCCGCCGCCGAGGACCTCGTACAGAGGCTGCTGTCCGGGATCGACGACGCCCTGCTGCTGACCCTGCCCGGGCTCCACGAGATCACCGTCGACACCCCGCAGGACGGCACCCGCACCCTGCGCCGCGGCGCCGACGGCGCCTACACGGTGATCGAGGACTCCCGCGGCGGAACCCGCCGCTGGCGCACCGTCCGCCACACCGGCCCCACCCCTCCCGCGCTGCTCGCGGACCGGCCCGTCGAGGAACGGCTCCGCCCCTCCTGGACCGTCTCCTGGGCCGTGCCCGTCGACCCCGACGGCTCGCCGCTGCACCCCGGCACCGCCCCCGTCGTGCACGCCCCGACCCCCACCGACGAGCCGCTCGGCATCCCCGCCCTGCTCATCGCCACCCTGCCGCTCGACACCGCCCGCCGGCACCCCGCCCCCGGACCGCTGACCGACTTCCTCACCGAGCGGGCCGCCGACGCGTACGCCGAACTCCTCGCCACCTGGGAGCCCGTCTCCACCGGCCTCCTCGACCTCGTCCCCGGGCCGCTCGGCAAGGGTGCCCTCGACGGCGCCCTCCGCACCGCAGTCCTCGCCCGCCTCCCCCGCACCGCGTTCCTCGCCCCGGCCGCCCCCGCCGTCCCGGACGCGGACACCGCCGGGGACGAGCCGGTACGGGCCGCGCTGCGCCCCTTCGAAGCAGAGGTCGTCGAGGGCGCCGGAGCCGACACCGTCCGCGTCCTCGCCGAGGTGCTGCCGACGCTGCTGCCCGGCGGACTGGAGCGCCGCACCGAGCTGCGCACCCTCGGGGTCGGGCGGCTGCCGCTCGGCGACGCCATCGAGCGGATCGCCGGCATCGAGCGCACCCCCGAGTGGTGGCACCGGCTGTACGGCACCCTGGCCGGCGTCGACCCCGACCGGCTCTCCGGACTGCCCGTCCCCCTCGCCGACGGCCGCACCACCATCGGGCCGCGGCACGTCCTCCTCCCCGAGGCCGACACCCCGAAGGACCTGGCCCGCCTCGGCCTGAAGGTCGCCCACCCGGACGCCGCGCACCCGCTCCTGGAGAAGCTGGGCGCCCTGCCCGCCACGCCCCGCGCCATCCTGACGACCCCGCAGGTGCGGGCCGCGGTCGCCGCGTCCCTCGACGCCGGCGAGGTGTGGGACGAGGACGCCCTCGACCCCGACGAGCTCGCCGACATCGTCCTCGGCCTGGTCCGCGACGCCGACCTCGCCCCCGGCGACGAGCCCTGGCTCGGCGCCCTCGCCCTGCCCGACGAGGACGGCGAACCCGCCCCCGCCGGCGAGCTGCTGCTGCCCGGCTCCCCCCTCGCCTCCGTCCTCCGCGAGGACGAGATCCCGTACGTGGACGCCGAACTCGCCGAACGCTGGGGCGCCCAGCCCCTGACCGCCTGCGGCGTGCTCGCCGAGTTCCAGCTGGTCCGCGCCGCCGACGTCGTCCTCGACCCCGACGAGCTCGAACCCCGCGACACCGACTACGCCGAACCGGACGACGTCGGCCTCCTCGACGCCGTCGACGTCTGGTGCGAGGACGTCCTCGACCAGCTCCCCGACACCCCGCTGCCGCCGGTGGCCACCGAGATCACCGCCGTCCGCGACCTCGACCTCGTCGACGACGACTGCTGGCCGCAGGCCCTCGCCATGCTCGCGCAGCCGCCGCTGCGCGACGCCCTCACCCAGCCCGTGCGGATCCTGCTCCCGGACGGCACCACCCGGTCCGTACGCCCGTACACCGCCTGGTGGCTGCGCGGACACCCCGTACTGGACGGCCGCCGCCCCGCCGGGCTGCGCGCCGCCGGCACCGACCCGCTGCTCGTCGGCCTCTACACCTCCGCGGACGCCACCGGCTTCGAGGACGAGCAGGTCCTGCGCGCCCTCGGCGTCCGCACCTCGGTGTCCGCCCTCCTGGACGAGCCCGGCGGCGCGGCCGAACTCCTGGGCCGCCTCGCCGACCCCGACCGCGAGGTCACCGACCGCCAACTCCACGCCCTGTACGGGGCCCTGGCCGACCTGGACCCCGAGCAGGTCACCCTCCCGGACGACCTGCGCGCCGTGGTCGACGGCGAGGTCCGCGTCGTGGACGCCGCCGACGCGGTCATCGCCGACGCCCCCGACCTCCTGCCGCTCACCTCGGGCATGCCCCTCCTGCCGGTCGCCCCCACCCGCGCCGCCGACCTGGCCGACCTCCTCCAGGTCCGCCGCCTGTCGGAGACCGTCCCGGCCGAGGTCAGCTCCCCGGGCGAGGAACACGAGGTCCCGGAGGCCGTCCGCATCCTCCTCGGCCCGGGCACCCCGCACACCTACCTGGAACACGCCGAACTGGTGGCGGGCGGCGTGGAACTGGACTGGCGCCGCACCCCGGACGGCGTCCTGCACGCCTCCACCCTGGAGGGCGTCGCAGCCGGCCTCGCCTGGTCGGCGGGCCAGTGGCCCCGCCGCTTCGAGGTCGCCGCCCTCCTGGAGGACCCGTCCCGCACAGCAGAACTGGCCCGCGACCGCTGGTTCGACTAG
- a CDS encoding 4a-hydroxytetrahydrobiopterin dehydratase: MAGFKVLSDAEIEQEIAALPGWERQGETIVRTYPIRYHAAVAAIVTIADRSRRIQHHADLDLRMDHLRASITTHDAGHRLTPADFDLARRIDEIVSAHQAIPLD, from the coding sequence ATGGCCGGGTTCAAGGTGCTGTCGGACGCGGAGATCGAGCAGGAAATCGCCGCCCTGCCCGGATGGGAGCGGCAGGGGGAGACGATCGTCCGCACGTACCCGATCCGCTACCACGCGGCGGTGGCCGCCATCGTCACCATCGCGGACCGCTCCCGGCGGATCCAACACCACGCGGACCTCGACCTCCGCATGGACCACCTGCGCGCCTCCATCACGACGCACGACGCGGGCCACCGGCTCACGCCCGCCGACTTCGACCTCGCCCGGCGGATCGACGAGATCGTGTCCGCACACCAGGCCATCCCCCTGGACTGA
- a CDS encoding HAD-IC family P-type ATPase encodes MTQRAKIESGGPEPGGGTGTGSGAATGTGRGSGAATGAGAGTGTGAGTDSGGIDAGAELDPVHPVSPPAPRFRPAGLTTAEVAERVARGAVNDVPVRSSRSAADIVRANVFTRFNAIIGVLWVVMLIVAPVQDSLFGYVILANTGIGIVQELRAKKTLDSLAVIGEAKPSVRRDGRTAEVSTSEIVLDDVIELGPGDKVVVDGVVGEADGLEIDESLLTGEADPVLKRPGDPVMSGSFVVAGGGAFTATKVGREAYAAQLAEEATRFTLVHSELRSGISTILKYVTWMMIPTSVGLIVSQLVVKDTNLKDSIARTVGGIVPMIPEGLVLLTSVAFAIGVIRLGRKQCLVQELPAIEGLARVDVVCLDKTGTLTEGGMDVTELRPLGGADPGYVRKVLGALGESDPRPNASLQAIIDAYPDSADWRCTESLPFSSARKYSGACFSEGDGESSTWLLGAPDVLLPPGDPALDEINTLNEQGLRVLLLARAARELDDDRVATGVRPTALVVLEQRLRPDAADTLRYFEEQDVRAKVISGDNAVSVGAVAGKLGLPGAENTVDARRMPAERDGMARVLDQNAVFGRVTPQQKRDMVGALQSRGHTVAMTGDGVNDVLALKDADIGVSMGSGSEATRAVAQIVLLNNSFSTLPSVVAEGRRVIGNITRVATLFLTKTVYSVLLAILVVCSQVEYPFLPRHLTLLSTLTIGVPAFFLALAPNKERARPHFVKRVMRYAIPGGIVAATATFTAYLVARHHYTGPEALQAETSAATLTLFLTSMWVLAIIARPYTWWRVALVGTMGGAFLLVLVVPWLQEFFQLKLVGTTMPWAAVGIAAAAAALIEVTFRWVDHRFPA; translated from the coding sequence ATGACGCAGCGGGCGAAGATCGAATCGGGCGGTCCCGAACCGGGCGGCGGCACCGGAACGGGGAGCGGGGCCGCAACCGGGACCGGAAGGGGCAGCGGAGCCGCAACCGGGGCCGGGGCCGGGACCGGCACCGGGGCCGGGACCGACAGCGGCGGCATCGACGCCGGGGCCGAACTCGACCCCGTCCACCCCGTCAGCCCGCCCGCCCCCCGCTTCCGGCCCGCCGGGCTGACCACCGCGGAGGTCGCCGAGCGCGTCGCCCGCGGCGCCGTCAACGACGTGCCCGTCCGCTCGTCCCGCTCCGCCGCCGACATCGTCCGCGCGAACGTCTTCACCCGCTTCAACGCCATCATCGGCGTCCTCTGGGTCGTCATGCTGATCGTCGCCCCGGTCCAGGACAGCCTCTTCGGGTACGTGATCCTCGCCAACACCGGCATCGGCATCGTCCAGGAGCTCCGCGCCAAGAAGACCCTCGACAGCCTCGCCGTCATCGGCGAGGCCAAACCCAGCGTCCGCCGCGACGGCCGCACCGCCGAGGTGTCCACCTCCGAGATCGTCCTCGACGACGTCATCGAACTCGGACCCGGAGACAAGGTCGTCGTCGACGGCGTCGTCGGCGAGGCCGACGGCCTGGAGATCGACGAGTCCCTCCTCACCGGCGAGGCCGACCCCGTCCTCAAACGGCCCGGCGACCCCGTCATGTCCGGGTCCTTCGTCGTCGCAGGCGGCGGCGCCTTCACCGCCACCAAGGTCGGCCGCGAGGCCTACGCCGCCCAGCTCGCCGAGGAGGCCACCCGCTTCACCCTCGTCCACTCCGAGCTGCGCTCCGGCATCTCCACCATCCTCAAGTACGTCACGTGGATGATGATCCCCACCTCGGTCGGGCTCATCGTCAGCCAGCTCGTCGTCAAGGACACCAACCTCAAGGACTCCATCGCCCGCACCGTCGGCGGCATCGTCCCGATGATCCCCGAGGGCCTGGTCCTGCTCACCTCCGTCGCCTTCGCGATCGGCGTCATCCGGCTGGGCCGCAAGCAGTGCCTGGTGCAGGAGCTGCCCGCCATCGAGGGCCTCGCCCGCGTCGACGTCGTATGCCTCGACAAGACCGGCACCCTCACCGAGGGCGGCATGGACGTCACCGAGCTCCGCCCCCTCGGCGGCGCCGACCCCGGCTACGTCAGGAAGGTCCTCGGCGCGCTCGGCGAATCCGACCCGCGGCCCAACGCCAGCCTCCAGGCGATCATCGACGCCTACCCCGACAGCGCGGACTGGCGCTGCACCGAGTCCCTGCCCTTCTCCTCCGCCCGCAAGTACAGCGGCGCCTGCTTCAGCGAGGGCGACGGCGAGAGCTCCACCTGGCTCCTCGGCGCCCCCGACGTCCTCCTCCCGCCCGGCGACCCCGCCCTCGACGAGATCAACACCCTCAACGAACAGGGCCTGCGCGTCCTGCTGCTCGCCCGCGCCGCCCGCGAACTCGACGACGACCGCGTCGCCACCGGAGTCCGCCCCACCGCCCTCGTCGTCCTGGAGCAGCGGCTGCGCCCCGACGCCGCGGACACCCTGCGCTACTTCGAGGAGCAGGACGTCCGCGCCAAGGTCATCTCCGGGGACAACGCGGTCTCCGTCGGCGCGGTCGCCGGCAAGCTGGGCCTGCCCGGCGCCGAGAACACCGTCGACGCCCGCCGCATGCCGGCCGAGCGGGACGGCATGGCCCGCGTCCTCGACCAGAACGCCGTCTTCGGACGGGTCACCCCGCAGCAGAAGCGGGACATGGTCGGCGCCCTCCAGTCCCGCGGCCACACCGTCGCCATGACCGGCGACGGCGTCAACGACGTGCTCGCCCTCAAGGACGCCGACATCGGCGTCAGCATGGGCTCCGGCTCCGAGGCGACCCGGGCCGTGGCCCAGATCGTCCTGCTGAACAACAGCTTCTCGACCCTCCCGTCGGTGGTCGCCGAGGGCCGCCGCGTCATCGGCAACATCACCCGCGTCGCGACCCTCTTCCTGACGAAGACCGTCTACTCGGTACTGCTGGCGATCCTGGTCGTCTGCTCGCAGGTCGAGTACCCGTTCCTGCCGCGCCACCTCACCCTCCTGTCGACACTGACGATCGGCGTCCCGGCGTTCTTCCTCGCCCTCGCCCCCAACAAGGAGCGGGCGCGCCCGCACTTCGTGAAACGGGTGATGCGGTACGCGATCCCCGGCGGGATCGTCGCCGCGACAGCCACCTTCACCGCCTACCTGGTCGCCCGCCACCACTACACCGGCCCGGAGGCGCTCCAGGCCGAGACGAGCGCCGCGACGCTCACGCTGTTCCTCACCTCGATGTGGGTCCTGGCGATCATCGCCCGCCCGTACACGTGGTGGCGGGTCGCCCTGGTCGGGACGATGGGCGGGGCGTTCCTGCTGGTGCTGGTGGTGCCGTGGCTCCAGGAGTTCTTCCAGCTGAAGCTGGTCGGCACGACGATGCCGTGGGCGGCGGTGGGCATCGCCGCGGCCGCGGCGGCCCTGATCGAGGTCACCTTCCGCTGGGTCGACCACCGCTTCCCGGCGTAG
- a CDS encoding NCS2 family permease, which yields MTTSAPAPAPASPARPPAPEASGVDRFFKISERGSTVAREVRGGFATFFAMAYIIVLNPIILGSAKDMYGNQLDGGQLVTATVLTAALTTLLMGVIGNVPIALAAGLGVNTVVALQLAPRMSWPDAMGMVVLAGFVVMLLVATGLRERVMNAVPLGLRKGIAIGIGLFIMLIGLVDSGFVTRIPDAAHTTVPLQLGTGGHLLGWPVLVFVAGVLLTLALLIRKTPGAILISIVAMTAVAVAVQAVVQLPDSGWGLTVPEWPGSPVAAPDFGLLGEVSLFGGFSKVGLLTGCLFVFTVLLSCFFDAMGTILGVGDEAKLIEKDGTFPGINKVLLVDGLAVASGGATSSSATTCFVESTAGVGEGARTGLANVVTGGLFAAALFLTPLATMVPSQAATPALVAVGFLILAGSVKDIDWSDFTIAVPAFLAMVMMPFTYSITNGIGIGFISFSVLRLATGRGREVPAAMYAVSAVFVFYYAMPALGLTS from the coding sequence ATGACCACGTCGGCCCCTGCTCCGGCCCCCGCCTCCCCCGCCCGGCCCCCGGCCCCCGAGGCGTCCGGGGTGGACCGCTTCTTCAAGATCTCCGAGCGCGGCTCGACCGTGGCCCGCGAGGTCCGCGGCGGCTTCGCCACCTTCTTCGCGATGGCCTACATCATCGTGCTGAACCCGATCATCCTCGGCAGCGCGAAGGACATGTACGGCAACCAGCTCGACGGCGGCCAGCTCGTGACCGCCACCGTCCTGACGGCGGCCCTCACCACCCTCCTCATGGGCGTCATCGGCAACGTCCCGATCGCGCTCGCCGCCGGCCTCGGTGTCAACACGGTCGTCGCCCTCCAGCTCGCCCCCCGGATGAGCTGGCCCGACGCGATGGGCATGGTCGTCCTCGCCGGCTTCGTCGTCATGCTGCTCGTCGCGACGGGCCTGCGCGAGCGGGTCATGAACGCGGTCCCGCTCGGCCTGCGCAAGGGCATCGCGATCGGCATCGGCCTGTTCATCATGCTGATCGGCCTCGTCGACTCCGGCTTCGTCACCCGCATCCCCGACGCCGCGCACACCACCGTCCCCCTCCAGCTGGGCACGGGCGGCCACCTGCTCGGCTGGCCGGTGCTGGTCTTCGTCGCCGGCGTGCTGCTGACCCTCGCCCTGCTGATCCGCAAGACGCCCGGCGCGATCCTGATCTCCATCGTGGCCATGACCGCCGTCGCGGTCGCCGTCCAGGCCGTCGTGCAGCTTCCGGACTCCGGCTGGGGCCTGACCGTCCCCGAGTGGCCGGGCAGCCCGGTGGCCGCCCCCGACTTCGGGCTCCTCGGCGAGGTCAGCCTCTTCGGCGGCTTCTCCAAGGTGGGCCTGCTGACCGGCTGCCTCTTCGTCTTCACCGTGCTGCTGTCCTGCTTCTTCGACGCGATGGGCACGATCCTCGGCGTCGGCGACGAGGCCAAGCTCATCGAGAAGGACGGCACCTTCCCCGGCATCAACAAGGTCCTGCTGGTCGACGGCCTCGCCGTCGCCTCCGGCGGCGCGACGTCCTCCTCCGCGACCACCTGCTTCGTGGAGTCCACCGCGGGCGTCGGAGAGGGCGCGCGCACCGGCCTGGCCAACGTGGTGACCGGCGGTCTCTTCGCCGCCGCCCTGTTCCTCACCCCGCTCGCCACCATGGTCCCGTCGCAGGCGGCCACGCCGGCCCTCGTCGCCGTCGGCTTCCTGATCCTCGCGGGCTCGGTCAAGGACATCGACTGGAGCGACTTCACCATCGCCGTCCCGGCCTTCCTGGCCATGGTGATGATGCCGTTCACCTACTCGATCACCAACGGCATCGGCATCGGCTTCATCAGCTTCAGCGTGCTGCGGCTGGCGACCGGCCGGGGCCGCGAGGTGCCGGCGGCCATGTACGCCGTCTCGGCGGTGTTCGTCTTCTACTACGCGATGCCGGCCCTCGGCCTGACCTCGTAG
- a CDS encoding winged helix-turn-helix transcriptional regulator, with the protein MSLTHTGVTPGTAGAAELEPCGQPDHPDCGIRDVLDRVGDKWSVLVIVELAHGPRRFRQLQRAIDGISQRMLTLTVRRLERDGLVLRTVYPTVPAQVDYRLTETGASLTHLVKALADWSLEHRAGIARARESYDSDHPGNEIR; encoded by the coding sequence GTGTCACTGACGCACACCGGTGTAACCCCTGGAACCGCTGGAGCCGCCGAACTTGAGCCGTGCGGACAGCCGGACCACCCCGACTGCGGGATCAGGGACGTCCTCGACCGGGTGGGTGACAAGTGGTCGGTCCTCGTCATCGTCGAACTCGCCCACGGCCCGCGACGCTTTCGGCAGCTCCAGCGCGCCATCGATGGAATCTCCCAGCGCATGCTGACCCTGACGGTGCGCAGGCTGGAGCGGGACGGACTGGTCCTTCGGACCGTCTACCCGACCGTGCCGGCCCAGGTCGACTACCGGCTCACGGAGACCGGCGCGAGCCTCACCCACCTCGTCAAGGCGCTCGCCGACTGGTCACTCGAACACCGCGCAGGCATCGCACGGGCACGCGAGTCCTACGACAGCGACCACCCTGGGAACGAGATCCGATGA
- a CDS encoding NAD(P)H-binding protein yields MIMVTGANGQLASLTLQELGERRVPALGGSRSPAEGQRRLDFDDPATLDLTGVSTLVLVSAGYAEDDQVIARHQAVLDAAVRDGVTHVVYTSLTGGGDHLGFALAHRATEHLIKASGLDWTILRNGLYAELFATLLIWTPDGLESAFGDGALSAVARADLAAAAAVVAGYPTAHAGKIYDLVGEPITAPDIAESLGVTHRSIGLGEYRDRLLADDTLLPFQPPMVASIASSVRHGFLSNTTPDLVQLLGRPLTDPLTVTTDTAAAMRPDAR; encoded by the coding sequence ATGATCATGGTCACCGGTGCGAACGGACAGCTCGCGTCCCTCACGCTCCAGGAGTTGGGCGAGCGCAGGGTGCCCGCCTTGGGCGGCAGTCGATCGCCCGCCGAAGGGCAGCGGCGCCTCGACTTCGACGACCCTGCAACTCTCGACCTCACGGGCGTTTCGACGCTGGTCCTCGTCTCGGCGGGGTATGCCGAGGACGACCAGGTCATCGCTCGTCACCAGGCCGTTCTTGACGCCGCGGTGCGCGACGGCGTGACCCACGTGGTCTACACCAGCCTCACCGGCGGCGGTGACCACCTCGGCTTCGCGCTCGCCCACCGGGCCACCGAGCACCTGATCAAGGCCAGCGGCCTCGACTGGACGATCCTGCGGAACGGGCTCTACGCCGAACTCTTCGCGACGCTGCTGATCTGGACCCCTGACGGCCTGGAATCAGCGTTCGGCGACGGCGCGCTCTCCGCGGTCGCGCGGGCAGACCTGGCCGCAGCCGCAGCCGTCGTGGCCGGCTATCCGACCGCGCACGCAGGCAAGATCTACGACCTGGTCGGCGAACCGATCACCGCGCCCGACATCGCCGAAAGCCTCGGAGTCACCCACCGTTCGATCGGGCTCGGCGAATACCGGGACCGGCTCCTCGCCGATGACACCCTGTTGCCGTTCCAACCGCCGATGGTCGCCTCGATCGCATCCAGTGTCCGCCACGGATTCCTCAGCAACACCACCCCGGACCTCGTCCAACTGCTGGGCCGACCGCTCACCGACCCGCTCACTGTCACCACCGACACCGCGGCCGCGATGCGCCCCGACGCCCGCTGA
- a CDS encoding DUF4291 domain-containing protein translates to MQYRIRADFDAQTIVVYQAYPPAIADAALRAGRFTAPFSFRRMTWVKPSFLWLMHRSNWARKPGQERVLAVRMTRAGWEEALARAVLTTADPAAVAGAAVHVQWDPERSPRGAALNHYSIQVGIGRHLIRTFADDWVVGLTDLTPRVRKAAALVQGGHAAKAQRLLPAERPYPLPPALEAAVCRSG, encoded by the coding sequence ATGCAGTACCGGATACGGGCCGACTTCGACGCGCAGACCATCGTGGTCTACCAGGCGTACCCGCCCGCCATCGCCGATGCGGCGCTGCGGGCGGGGCGGTTCACCGCGCCGTTCTCGTTCCGGCGGATGACGTGGGTGAAGCCGTCGTTCCTGTGGCTGATGCACCGCAGCAACTGGGCCCGCAAGCCCGGACAGGAGCGGGTGCTCGCAGTCCGCATGACGCGGGCGGGCTGGGAGGAGGCGTTGGCGCGGGCCGTGTTGACGACCGCCGACCCGGCGGCGGTGGCCGGGGCGGCCGTACACGTCCAGTGGGACCCGGAGCGCTCGCCGCGCGGGGCGGCGCTGAACCACTACAGCATCCAGGTCGGCATCGGCCGCCACCTGATCCGGACCTTCGCCGACGACTGGGTCGTCGGCCTGACCGACCTCACGCCCCGCGTCCGCAAGGCCGCGGCACTGGTCCAGGGCGGGCACGCCGCCAAGGCGCAGCGGCTGCTCCCAGCGGAGCGGCCGTACCCGCTGCCCCCGGCACTCGAAGCGGCCGTGTGCCGGAGCGGGTGA
- a CDS encoding helix-turn-helix domain-containing protein, with the protein MPEQHDTVPEIQTFGRRARAARDRAGLTRAVAGGLVGRSAEWVKAIETGAIGMPRLPMLIRMATVYECDIADLTGDERITAATYTKAVHASLPAVKRALTTYQLTAGEDEPEAAEVLAARVRRAWKLWHGDGDHRSRVAALLPDLLADAQRSVRALEGAERRRVLALQAQVYHLAQLYLAFQPEPELITMAGDRSMSAAQDADSPRAIAGAAWYVNHIYRDADTAAEARVELAEQAAALQRRDDPEGLARWGLLQLAAALSYAKTGRAELAWRYWDRAKDAARQLGEAYVHPWLIFGHGIVDAYALDIHLGLVQPGKAVEAAAALDLGAVPSATRRARHLVEAARAYGMQQEGVAAVALLGKAYRTSPETVRFSTHARMVLPEFAKAGPPTVREDARELTLALGLTA; encoded by the coding sequence ATGCCCGAGCAGCACGACACCGTCCCCGAAATCCAGACGTTCGGCCGGCGTGCCAGAGCGGCACGTGACCGCGCCGGGCTGACCCGGGCCGTGGCCGGCGGCCTTGTCGGCCGCTCGGCGGAGTGGGTGAAGGCCATCGAGACGGGCGCCATCGGGATGCCCCGACTCCCCATGCTGATCCGCATGGCAACGGTCTACGAGTGCGACATCGCCGACCTGACCGGCGACGAGCGGATCACCGCGGCCACGTATACGAAGGCGGTGCACGCCTCGCTCCCCGCCGTCAAGCGGGCGTTGACCACGTACCAGCTCACGGCGGGCGAGGACGAGCCGGAGGCCGCCGAGGTGCTGGCCGCCCGGGTGCGGCGGGCCTGGAAGCTGTGGCACGGAGACGGCGACCACCGGAGCCGCGTCGCCGCTCTCCTGCCGGACCTCCTCGCCGACGCGCAGCGCTCGGTGCGCGCCTTGGAGGGGGCCGAGCGCCGGCGGGTCCTCGCCCTACAGGCGCAGGTCTACCACCTCGCACAGCTGTACCTCGCGTTCCAGCCCGAGCCGGAGCTGATCACGATGGCGGGGGACCGCTCGATGAGCGCGGCGCAGGACGCGGACAGCCCCCGTGCCATCGCGGGCGCGGCCTGGTACGTGAACCACATCTACCGCGACGCCGACACCGCCGCCGAGGCGCGGGTCGAGCTGGCCGAGCAGGCGGCCGCACTGCAACGCCGCGACGACCCGGAGGGCCTGGCCCGGTGGGGCCTGCTCCAGCTGGCGGCCGCACTCTCGTACGCCAAAACGGGCCGGGCCGAGCTGGCGTGGCGGTACTGGGACCGCGCGAAGGACGCCGCCCGGCAGCTCGGCGAAGCGTACGTCCACCCGTGGCTGATCTTCGGGCACGGCATCGTGGACGCCTACGCCCTGGACATCCACCTGGGCCTCGTCCAGCCGGGGAAGGCCGTCGAGGCCGCTGCCGCGCTGGACCTGGGTGCGGTGCCGTCCGCGACCCGACGTGCCCGGCACCTCGTCGAGGCTGCACGGGCCTACGGCATGCAGCAGGAGGGCGTCGCCGCGGTGGCCCTGCTCGGCAAGGCCTACCGGACGTCCCCGGAGACCGTCCGGTTCAGCACGCATGCGCGGATGGTGCTGCCGGAGTTCGCGAAGGCAGGGCCACCGACGGTCCGCGAGGACGCACGGGAGCTGACACTGGCCCTGGGCCTCACCGCTTGA